DNA sequence from the Deinococcus radiopugnans ATCC 19172 genome:
CGGTGGGGGTGGTCACGCTGATCGTGCAGGAGGGCTTTCTGGCCGCGCCGCTGGGCATTCCCGCCGATGTGGGCGTGCTGGACGCCTCGCTGCCGGTGCTGCTGTTCGCCGTGATGTTCGGCCTGAGCATGGACTACGAGATCTTCCTGCTCTCGCGCGTGCAGGAGGAAGTGCTGCGCGGCAGGAACAACGACGAGGCCGTGGTGCTGGCGGTGGGCCACACCGCGCGCATCATCACCAGCGCCGCCGTGATCATGTTCATTGTCTTTGTGGCCTTCATGTTCGGGCGGGTGGTCGCCACCAAGAGCATCGGCCTGGGGCTGGCCGTGGCGGTGGCCCTGGACGCCACACTGGTGCGCCTGGTGCTGGTGCCCGCCTTCCTGAAACTGGCCGGCAAGTGGAACTGGTGGCTGCCGGAGTGGCTGGACAGACGATTACCGCACATCCGACTCGAACACTGACGCTTGGAGAATTGAGTGCTGCTCAGGCCGTCAGAATCAGCGGCTGGCTCCCGGTGATCATGATGGTGTGTTCAAAATGCGCGGCCAGCCCGCCGTCGGTGGTGCTGAGGGTCCACCCGTCGCGCCGCGTCCTGACCCGGTGCGAGCGGCCCGCCGAGACCATCGGCTCCACGGCGATGACCAGCCCCTCGTGCAGCTTCTTGCGGTCCACCGGGCGGAAGTAGTTGGGCACGTTGGGTTCTTCGTGGATGGCGCGGCCCACGCCGTGGCCGAACAGTTCCCGCAAGACGGTGAAGCCCCGGCGCCGGACCTCCGTCTCCACCGCCCGCCCGATGGCGTGGACGGGCTGACCCACCTTCGCGGGGGCCAGGGCCACCCCCAGCGCCGCCTCGGTGCATTCGATCAGCTGCAGGGCGGCGGGCGACGCCGGGGGCACCGCCACCGTCACGGCGGCGTCGGCAATGAAGCCATCCACGAACGGCGTGACGTCTAGACTGACCACGTCCCCGGCGGCCAGCGGACGGCGCGTCGGCAGGCCGTGGACGATGTCGTTGTTGACGCTGACAAACACGTTGACGGGCGCGTTGTAGGTCATGCGCGGCGCGGAGGTGGCCCCGTGTTGCCGGAACACCTGCCCGGCCAGCGCGTCGAGTTCGGCGGGCGTGACGCCGGGCCGGATGGCGTCTTTCAGGGTGCGGAGCGTCTCGGCCACCACGAAACCCGCGCGTTTCATGCCCTGCAATTCAGCCTTGGTGGTGATGGTCATGGACCAGTGTAGACCACCGGAACCCACCGCACCCGTCCCACCGGGCGGCTGTCTCCCCTGGCCGGATCTGCTTGAATGGCCCCATGTTCACCATTCGCCCTGCCCGGCCCAGTGACCGCGACACGCTGTACCGCATCTGCCTGGAGACGGCGGACAGCGGGGCCGACGCCACGACCCTCTACCGTGATGGGCTGCTGGTGGGCCACATCTATGCCGGGCCGTATCTGGCGTACGCGCCCGACTTTGCCTTCGTGCTGGAGGACGAAGAGGGCGTCTGCGGCTACGTGATCGGCGCGCCCGACTCGCGGGAGTTCGAGGCGACGCTGGAGCGGGAGTGGTGGCCGGCCCTGCGCGCCCAGTACGCCGACCCCACCGACATCCCCCAGGCCGAGCGCACCCCGGACGAGCGATTGACTCACCTGATTCACCACCCGCCTACGGCCTCGCAAGAGATCGTGGAACCCTATCCCTCGCACCTGCACATCGATCTGCTGCCGCGCGGTCAGGGCGGCGGGAACGGGCGGCGCATGCTGGAACGGCTGTTCGCAGCGCTACGGGAGGCGGGGTCTCCCGGCGTGCATCTGGGCGTGGGCGGCGGGAACACGCGCGCCATCGGCTTCTACCGTCACCTGGGCTTTCAGGAACTGGAACGGTGGCCGGGCGGCTCGCTGACGCTGGGGCTGAAGCTGTAGTGTTGCGGCTCTGTCAGCGCTGCTGATCGCGCACTGCCGCCAGCGTTTCCTCGAACTCGTCCAGGAATTCGTCTTCCAGCAGGCGGTCGCGAATCAAAGCGTCCTGCTCGGTGGTGGCCTGCTCGCGGGTCCAGCGCACGCGGGCCTGACGCGCGCCGCTGACGTTGCCCTTCCCGGCGATAAAGCGCGCGGCGTGGCGCACCGCTTCCAGCGGATCGTCGGTGGGCGCGGTGACGCTCAGGTTGCGCAGGCCGCCGTGATCGTTGACCAGCGAGGACGTGACCTCCACCCGCATGCCCTTGCGGGCCAGAAACACCTGATCCACGCGCCACATGCTGGTGGCCCGGATCGGCTCGGCGGCGGAACGAACGGGACGGCGGCGAGGCATTACGGTGGCGTCCTCAGAGTTCCGGGGCCGCAGCCTGGGGATGCCGCCATTCACGGGCGGCGTCCAGGCCCAGCAGCACCCGGCCCGCACCCTCGGCCAGGGCTTCGAGTTCCAGTTCGCCGGGAATGACCAGCACCGGGGCGATCCAGGCCACCCGGCGCTCAATGCGGTCGACCAGTTCGTCCCAGCGGGCAATCCCGCCGGTGATGACCAGCGCGTCGGGGCGGCCCGTCAGCGCGCCGGTCTGCTCGCCCAGGCCCTTGCACACCTGATGCACGAAGGCGGCGGCGGCGGCCTGCACGGCAGGATCGCTGACCATCCGCGCTTCCAGGTCCTTGAGGTTGGCACTGCCCGCCAACGACAGGAAACCGCCCGCACCGGACAGCTGGTGCAGCGCCGCCGCCTCACCCTCCTCGCGGGCCAGCCGCAGCAGCATGCGGGCGGGCAGCGGGCCGCTTTGCACTGCGCCCAGCGGGCCGCCGTCAGGGCCAGTTCCAGTGGTGTCCACCGCGCGGCCCTTCTCGAAAGCCGTGATGCTGGTGGTGGCTCCCAGGTGCGCCACCACGACGCGGGCGTCCTGCAAGCGCTTGCCCACGTCATGGGCGGCACGCCGGGCCACCACGCGCACGTTCAGGGCGTGGAACTGGGCGTGGCGGCGCAGACCCTTTACCCCGGTCTCGCGCGCCTCGGGCAGCAGTTCGTCCACGCTCTGGGGATCCACCACGAAGGCGGGCACACCGTATTCCCCGGCCAGCGCCAGCGCCAGCGGGCCGCCCAGATTGGGCGGATAGTGTGCCCCTTCGCCCTGCACGGCAAATTCGGCCATCTCCGGCGTCACCCGGTAGGTCCCGGCGGCCACCCGTCCGATCAGGCCGCCGCGCCCGACGATGGCGTCCGGGGTGGGCCAGTCGGCCGTCAGTTCCCGAAGTTGAGTCGTCAGGCGCGGCAGGTCCGCCGCACTGGGCGGCGCCTCCAGCATGAGCTCGGCGCGGGTCAGCGACAGCTCCAACTGCCCCGGCAACGCCGAATTCAGACTCGGCTCAATGCTGGCGCAGGCGAGCTTGATCCCGCTGGTTCCTGGATTGATCACGTAGGCGATCACGACGCCGCAGAGTAGCAGAGGGGGGGCACCGGGTGTCCCGCTTCTGAGAAAGAGATGAGGCCCAGGCTGCGGCCCGAACCTCATCCCCAGCCTTCAGCGGCTCAGACGCTCGGTTCGATCAGGCCGTAATGCCCGTCCTTGCGGCGGTACACCACGCCCGTCTGACCCGAGGCCATGTTGGCAAACACGTAGAAATCATGGCCCAGCGCCTCCATCTGGACCACCGCGTCCTCGGCACTCATGGGGCGCAGGTCAAAACGCTTCTGGCGCACGATCTCGGGTTCGAATTCGCTCACGTCGTCGAGTCCCGCGTCCACGGCGGCCTCGGCAGGGCCAGGCTCGGGCATCGGCACGGCCTCATGGCGGGCTTTCATGTAGCGGGTCTTGAATTTGCGCAGTTGCCGTTCCAGCACGTCGCTGGCCTTGTCGATGGCGGCGTACATGTCGGCGTGGTGTTCCTCGGCGCGGATAATCCCGTTGGGCACGTTGAGCTGCACTTCCACGCGGTTGCGGCGTGTCGAATCCCTTACATCTCGCACTGTCAGCGTCACCCGCGCGTCTGTGATGGAATCGTTGTAACGGTCCAGTCGCGTGAGTTTCTCCTCGACGTAATCGCGCATGGCGTCTGTGACGTCGACGTTTCGGCCCGACAGTTTGTAGATATGCACGGCTTTCACCCATCCTTTGCCCGGAAGGGTAGAAAAGGGCCTTCCGGTCCTCCTCACTGTAGCCCGCACCGCCCGGCGTTGTCGGGCGAAGTCTTCATGGCGCCTACACCCACGCTGGGGGTATGGTAAGGGGCGGCCGGGGGCACGGCCGGGGGCACCGTGCCTGCCCCCGCACGGTGAAGGACTGACCTGCAACACGGCGCTCTGCCAGACCATTTGAGGCGCCCTGGGGGCGGTATCATGACGCCATGACGGTGGAGCGGCCATGAAGGTGGATCGGCACGAACAGGATGAGGCGCGGCGGGACCGCATCGCGCGCGCCGCGTTCGAGTTGTTCGCCCGCAGCGGCCTGGAGGCCACCAGCGCCCAGGACATCGCCCGCGCGGCCTTTGTGAGCCGCACCAACCTGTACCGCTACTTTCCCAGCAAGATCCACATGCTGCTGGCCCACTTCGACAAGGCGGTGCAGGCCAGCCGCGACGACGCCCTGGAACGCCTGCACGCCGGGGCCAACCCGCAGCAGGTCTGGGACAAGGTGATGGCCCGCATGGCCGATCTGGGCGTGCGCTACCGCCATCTGGTCGGCGCGGTGGGGCAGGCGGTGCTGGGGGCGGCGCCGCTGGGGGGCACCGAACCCCCGGCAAAGTCTCCCCTGTCCTTCCCGGCCCGCCTGGCCCCCGCCGACGGCCTCAAGACGGCGCTGACGCTGGGGGCACTGGTGGAACCGGTGCTGCTCGCCATGCAGGCCCAGGGCCGCCTGCGCCCGGAGGTCAACGTCGCCGGCCTGAGCGCCCTGCTGGTAGACGCCTGTCTGCTGGCCCTGCTGCACGGCGGCCACCGCGATCAGCGCGAGGTGCTGCGCGACTGGCAGGACCGCTTCAGCCTGCTGATGTCCGGCGCGCTGGCCCCCGGCGCAGCCGTGGAAGGCCGGCGGGACTGAGCCACATCCCGCTGTCTCAGGGTCTGGCCACAGGTTCAGTTGCTGGCACGTGCCTGGCGGCGGCCCACGCCGCCTCCTGAGGAGCGTCGGCGCCAAATGCTGTCCGCCCCCACAGCCTTCCGGGCCACAGGCCACTACAATCAGCGGCGTGATTGCTTACCTGTCCGGCGTGGTGCGCGAGGTGCGCGAGAACAGCGCCGTGGTGGTGGCGGGCGGCGTGGGGTACGAGGTCCAGTGTCCGGCAGGCACGCTGGCGAAGCTGGTGGCGGGGCAGCCCGCCGAACTGAACACCCGTTTCATCGTGCGCGAGGACGCCCAGTTGCTGTTCGGCTTTGCCGACACCGACAGCGTACGGCTGTTCGATCTGTTGACTGGCGTCAGCGGCGTGGGGCCGAAACTGGGGCTGGCCCTGCTGTCGGCCATGCCAGTGTCGGCGCTGGCCCAGGGCCTGCTCGGCGGTGACGCCAAGCTGCTGTCCAGCGTCTCCGGCGTGGGCAAGAAGACCGCCGAACGGCTGGTGCTGGAATTGCAGGGCAAGGTGCCTGAACATCTGGCCGCGCCCTCGGTGGGCGGCGCCAAGGCGGCGAAAGTGGCGACGACGGCGGGCCGCGACGCGGTGGACGCGCTGCTGGCCCTGGGTTTCCGCGAGGCTGGAGTGCGGGCCGTGGTGGCCGAGTTGCTGTCCGCCGAGCCGGAGCTGAGCGCCGACGCGCTGATTCGCAAGGGGCTGGGGCGGCTGCGGTGAGGGCGGCCCACGGCGGCGCCGTCAGTCTTGCCCGCCACCCCGGATGACGCACGGCGAGCCGGACACCCTGGACATCCGCCGGGCCGGTGCGTCGGCAGCGGACCCGCAGGACCGCAACCCTTCGGAGTACCGGGAACAGAAGGTCTCCTGGCTGGAACTGTTTTTTGACCTGATCTTCGTGGTGGCTTTCGATCAGCTGGCCAAGCGGCTGGGGCAGTCGCCGGACGCGGGCAGCCTGCTGCGTTTCGGGCTGCTGTTTGTGGCGGTGTGGTGGGCCTGGGCGGGCAACGCCACCTTCGCCGCCCGCTACGGCAACGAGAGCCGCACCTACCGCTGGGGCACGCTGGCGCAGATCGTGTCGCTGGGCATGATCGCCCTGACCCTGCGCGCGGACCTGATGGACACGGGTTCGGCGTTCGCGCTGGCCTACGGGGCCAACCGCATGATTCAGGCGGGGCTGTACCTGACTGTGGCCCGTCGCCGCCCAGCCGGGGCCGCTTTCGCCGGCCGCATGGCGCTGTCCTTCGGCGCGGCGGCGGCGCTGTGGCTGGGGTCGGCGGCGTGGCCCGGGGACTCCGCCGCGCAGCTCGGGCTGTGGTGCGCCGCGCTGCTGCTGGACGTGCTGACCCCGGTGCTCGTCCGCAACCACAGCGGCGACGCCCTGCCGCACGAGGGCCACCTGCCCGAACGCGTGGGCCTGTTGCAGATCATCGCGCTGGGCGAGATCGTGACCGAGATCGTGGGCGGCAGCCGCCAGCAGCCGCTGGACGCGGGCAACCTGATTCCGGCGCTGGCCGCCATCGTCACGGCGCTGGCGCTGTGGCGGCTGTACTTCGATCAGGCCCGCTCGCTGCCGCTGCTGGGCGCGCGGGTGGACCGGCGACTGGAAAGCATGCTGGCGTGGCTGTACGGCCACCTGCCCTTCACGCTGGCGGTGGTGGTGCTGGGCGTGGGCCTGGGCCACGGCCTGTCTGCCGCCGGCACCGCCGGGGCCGCCGGGGATCAGCGCCTGGTGGGCGCGTCGCTGGCCCTGGCGCTGCTGACGCTGGCCTTCTTGCGCTGGAACTCACTGCGGGTCACGGGGCGCTTCTTTCCGGACCGCACCGTGCCCGCGTTGCTGCTGGGGGCAGGGCTGGCCGGGGGCCTGCTGCTGACCGACCTGGATACCCTGCGGACCCATTTGGCCGTGGCGGCGCTGACCACGCTGGTGGCCCTGATCAGCGCCACCGATCCGGTCACGCGGCGGCTGGGACGCCTGGAAGAGCGGATGTTGCAGCGGCTGGAGGAAGGCGATCAGCCGGACTCGGTGGCCGACGCCCTGGATGACGCGCCGGCGGCCCGCACCGCCGACACGTCCCCGTAGCCCCCCACGAACAGGGCCACGCGCAACTCGTGGATAAAGTTCGCCAGCCAGTCCTCGGCGGCCTCGGCGCTGTCGAGCGCGGGGGCGAGCAGCGGACGGGCCACCGCCACCACCTGCGCGCCCAGCAGCAGGGCACGGGCGGCGTCCAGCCCGGTCCGGATGCCCCCCGAGGCGATCAGCGGCGTCTGCGGCGCGGCGGCCCTGGCACCGCGCAGGGCCTGCGCCGTCGGCACGCCCACCTCGCACAGGTCAGGGCTGATGACCGCGCCGCGTTCCACCAGTTGCTCCACGCGCGCCCAGCTGGTCCCCCCGGCCCCGGCCACGTCCAGCGCGGCAAAGCCCAGACCCGACACGGCGGCCACCGTCCTCGCGTCCAGCCCATGCCCCACCTCTTTAAGAATCACCGGAAAGGGCAATTGGGGCAGCAGTTCGGCCAGCCGCGCGGTCAATCCGGCCCAGTTGGTGTCGCCGCCACTTTGCAACGCTTCCTGCAGGGGGTTGACGTGGATCGCCAGGGCTTCGGCCCCCACCGTCCGCACGGCGCGCACGGCTTCCTTCGCGCCGTAGCCCAGCAGGAACTGCGCCCCGCCCAGATTGCCCACGA
Encoded proteins:
- a CDS encoding butyrate kinase produces the protein MIAYVINPGTSGIKLACASIEPSLNSALPGQLELSLTRAELMLEAPPSAADLPRLTTQLRELTADWPTPDAIVGRGGLIGRVAAGTYRVTPEMAEFAVQGEGAHYPPNLGGPLALALAGEYGVPAFVVDPQSVDELLPEARETGVKGLRRHAQFHALNVRVVARRAAHDVGKRLQDARVVVAHLGATTSITAFEKGRAVDTTGTGPDGGPLGAVQSGPLPARMLLRLAREEGEAAALHQLSGAGGFLSLAGSANLKDLEARMVSDPAVQAAAAAFVHQVCKGLGEQTGALTGRPDALVITGGIARWDELVDRIERRVAWIAPVLVIPGELELEALAEGAGRVLLGLDAAREWRHPQAAAPEL
- a CDS encoding GNAT family N-acetyltransferase encodes the protein MFTIRPARPSDRDTLYRICLETADSGADATTLYRDGLLVGHIYAGPYLAYAPDFAFVLEDEEGVCGYVIGAPDSREFEATLEREWWPALRAQYADPTDIPQAERTPDERLTHLIHHPPTASQEIVEPYPSHLHIDLLPRGQGGGNGRRMLERLFAALREAGSPGVHLGVGGGNTRAIGFYRHLGFQELERWPGGSLTLGLKL
- the ruvA gene encoding Holliday junction branch migration protein RuvA, which codes for MIAYLSGVVREVRENSAVVVAGGVGYEVQCPAGTLAKLVAGQPAELNTRFIVREDAQLLFGFADTDSVRLFDLLTGVSGVGPKLGLALLSAMPVSALAQGLLGGDAKLLSSVSGVGKKTAERLVLELQGKVPEHLAAPSVGGAKAAKVATTAGRDAVDALLALGFREAGVRAVVAELLSAEPELSADALIRKGLGRLR
- a CDS encoding low temperature requirement protein A; this translates as MTHGEPDTLDIRRAGASAADPQDRNPSEYREQKVSWLELFFDLIFVVAFDQLAKRLGQSPDAGSLLRFGLLFVAVWWAWAGNATFAARYGNESRTYRWGTLAQIVSLGMIALTLRADLMDTGSAFALAYGANRMIQAGLYLTVARRRPAGAAFAGRMALSFGAAAALWLGSAAWPGDSAAQLGLWCAALLLDVLTPVLVRNHSGDALPHEGHLPERVGLLQIIALGEIVTEIVGGSRQQPLDAGNLIPALAAIVTALALWRLYFDQARSLPLLGARVDRRLESMLAWLYGHLPFTLAVVVLGVGLGHGLSAAGTAGAAGDQRLVGASLALALLTLAFLRWNSLRVTGRFFPDRTVPALLLGAGLAGGLLLTDLDTLRTHLAVAALTTLVALISATDPVTRRLGRLEERMLQRLEEGDQPDSVADALDDAPAARTADTSP
- the fni gene encoding type 2 isopentenyl-diphosphate Delta-isomerase: MTLVRPPDIAARKLRHVDACLLPESQYAGVTTGLEAVPWPYRALPERNLSDVDLGTTFLGRRLSAPLLIGAMTGGAERAGRINAHLARAAQNLGIGLMLGSQRVMLERPDTAATFQVRELAPDILLVGNLGGAQFLLGYGAKEAVRAVRTVGAEALAIHVNPLQEALQSGGDTNWAGLTARLAELLPQLPFPVILKEVGHGLDARTVAAVSGLGFAALDVAGAGGTSWARVEQLVERGAVISPDLCEVGVPTAQALRGARAAAPQTPLIASGGIRTGLDAARALLLGAQVVAVARPLLAPALDSAEAAEDWLANFIHELRVALFVGGYGDVSAVRAAGASSRASATESG
- the hpf gene encoding ribosome hibernation-promoting factor, HPF/YfiA family translates to MHIYKLSGRNVDVTDAMRDYVEEKLTRLDRYNDSITDARVTLTVRDVRDSTRRNRVEVQLNVPNGIIRAEEHHADMYAAIDKASDVLERQLRKFKTRYMKARHEAVPMPEPGPAEAAVDAGLDDVSEFEPEIVRQKRFDLRPMSAEDAVVQMEALGHDFYVFANMASGQTGVVYRRKDGHYGLIEPSV
- the map gene encoding type I methionyl aminopeptidase — encoded protein: MTITTKAELQGMKRAGFVVAETLRTLKDAIRPGVTPAELDALAGQVFRQHGATSAPRMTYNAPVNVFVSVNNDIVHGLPTRRPLAAGDVVSLDVTPFVDGFIADAAVTVAVPPASPAALQLIECTEAALGVALAPAKVGQPVHAIGRAVETEVRRRGFTVLRELFGHGVGRAIHEEPNVPNYFRPVDRKKLHEGLVIAVEPMVSAGRSHRVRTRRDGWTLSTTDGGLAAHFEHTIMITGSQPLILTA
- a CDS encoding TetR/AcrR family transcriptional regulator; this translates as MKVDRHEQDEARRDRIARAAFELFARSGLEATSAQDIARAAFVSRTNLYRYFPSKIHMLLAHFDKAVQASRDDALERLHAGANPQQVWDKVMARMADLGVRYRHLVGAVGQAVLGAAPLGGTEPPAKSPLSFPARLAPADGLKTALTLGALVEPVLLAMQAQGRLRPEVNVAGLSALLVDACLLALLHGGHRDQREVLRDWQDRFSLLMSGALAPGAAVEGRRD